The Methyloceanibacter sp. wino2 nucleotide sequence GGCAGGGTGGGTCTGTGCAAAAGCCAGTTAATTCGAGGGGCGGCGAGTTGGATCACCCGGTGCGAGCGCCCGGGGTGATTGTAGGCGACTCGGGACACACCGAGCTAGCGAATTCAGAGAAGCGTCTGTCGACGCTGCTGCTGTTGTGCTTATGCGTGGTCCTTTCCATGACCACGTGGTTCTCGGCCACCGCCGTGATGCCGCAACTGCAGACCTATTGGAACGTCACGCCGCAGCAGAGCACGTGGCTCGCCATTTCCGTGCAACTCGGCTTTGCCATCGGCGCGGTCGGCTCGGCCGCGATCAGTCTTTCGGACCTTGTGTCGCCGCGCGTGCTCATGGCCATTGCTTCGGCCGCGGTCGCGGTCGCCAATCTTGGGCTGTTGGTCGTGCCGGATGCCGATAGCGGCATCATCTTGCGGACGATCACCGGCGTATTGCTCGCCGCGGTATACCCGCCGGCCCTCAAACTCATCTCGACGTGGTTTCGCAAGGGACGTGGCGTGGCGCTCGGCAGCGTCATCGGCGCGTTGACTCTCGGCTCGGCCATGCCCCACGCCATCAACGCGCTCGGCGGACTCGATTGGCGCATCGTCATCGTCACGACGAGCATCGCGAGCCTTCTCGCGGCCGTTCTGATGATCACCCTTTTGCGTGAGGGGCCGTACCCCTTCGCGAAGACGAAGTTCGACCCGTCGCAGATCAAGCAGGCGCTCGCCAACCGGGTCTTTGTATTGGGCACGGTCGGATATCTCGGTCACATGTGGGAGCTGTATGCCATGTGGACCTGGCTCCTCTTCTTCGTGAAGGCGAGGCTCGCCGCAGGCGACATCGACAGCGGCTACATGGCATCGCTGCTCACGTTCCTAATCATCGCGGCCGGTGCCCCGGCCTGCATCCTCGCCGGCGCTGCCGCCGACCGCATTGGACGCACGGCCATGACCTTCATCCTGATGGTCATCTCGGGGCCTGCGCCGCCTTTATCGGCTTCACCTTCGACGTCCCCCTGTGGATCTTCATGGTTGTCGGCCTGATCTGGGGCGCCACGGTGGTGGCCGATTCCGCTCAGTTCTCAACCATCGTCACCGAAGCCGGCGACCCGCGGCTCGTCGGCACGGCTCTGACCGTGCAGCTCGGCTCGGGCTACGCGCTCACTGTGCTGGCCATCTGGCTCTTGCCAGCCGTGGAGCACTGGCTTGGCAGTTGGCAGTGGGTCTTCTTGGTTCTCGTTCCGGGACCGGTGATCGGTGCCATTGCCATGGCGATGCTTCGTCGGTTGCCCGAGGCGACCCAGATCGCCCATGGGCGCCGATAGCTGAATCAGGGGGCCGGCCGATCGTTCGGCAGGCCCCGGCAAGGGAAGAAGCGAACGTGTTGCGGCTTCTCGCAAGGGACTTGGTGGCGAGCATCCGCGCACGGCGCGGATCTCTCGGAGGTCGAAAAGATTGCGCTGGAACAGTGTCTTACATGGGCCGGTGTGTCGCGGGCGACCGCACAAAAGGTATTTTTTTGGTTATGGGCGATTTCCGGTTGCGCAAAACCAATCGAAACGGCACGATGGATGGACCGGTCGGTATAATAATTTAATGAGCCGGATTGGGGAGTGAGGAAATGTGCCTGATTGTCACGGTGAACGGCAGCCCGAAGGACGGCGGTCGCACGGGCGCAATATTACGCGAGACAGCAGAGGCGGTGCGCCGGCGCGTAGATGGCGCGCGCATCGAAGAGGTTAGCCTCGCGCTGGACTGGAAAGAAATCTTTTCAGGCCTCTGGCGCCCGCAGATTTCTGAACGCGCTGAAGAGGTTGTGTGCCGTGCCGAACAGGCCGACCTCCTGATTATCGGTTCGCCCATTTACCGGGCCAGCTACACGGGCGTGCTGAAGCATTATTTCGACCTCGTCGATCGCGACGTGATGTCGGGCAAGAAGGCGATTCTTGCCGCAACGGGCGGATCGCAGATGCACTGGCTCGCATTGGAGCACCAGTTCCGTCCTCTGATGGGCTTCTTCAACATTCAAACGGTCCCGACCGCTTTGTACGGCGTCGAGGGCGATTTCGACGGCGTCGAGATTCGCAGCGAGACGCTTCGCGCGCTGATCGACCGCGCCGCATTCGAGGCGGCGGAGCTGCTGAATGCCTCCGCAGCGTCGGAGGAAGCCGTCGAGGCTGCACAATGAGCCAGCTCAGCCACAAAGACTATCATGAGCACGGGGGCATGAAGTTCGCCCATTGGGTGCCGAATGTGAGCGGTGGTCTCGTCGTCAGCCGTATTCCGCAGCGGACGGACTGGGGGCTCGAGTACAACGTCAAGCTCGCCAAGATCGCGGAGGAGGCGGGGTTCGAATATGCCCTCACGCAGGTCCGGCTCATGGGGAGCTATGGTGCGGAGTACCAGCATGACTCCATCATGTTCTCTGCCGCCATTCTCTCCGCGACGCGGCGGCTGAAGATCATCTCTGCGATCATTCCCGGAATCTTCCACCCCATCGTCGTCGCCAAGCAGGGCGCGACGGCCGATCAGATCTTCAATGGACGCTGGTCGATCCATGTGGCGAGCGGCTGGAACCGGGAGGAGTTCGACGCTCTCGGCGTACCGTTTCTGGACCACGACGAGCGCTATGCGCGCTCTCGGGAGTTCGTCGAGATTCTGCGCGGCGCCTGGACCACGGACAATTTTTCGTACGACGGCAAATACTGGCAGATCAAAAACTTCACGCTCCAGCCGAAGCCGCTGGCGCTGCCGGACCGGCCGATGCCCGACGTCTTCCAGGGCGGCAATTCGACCGCGGCCCAGGAGATGGCCGCCGCTGTCTCCGACTGGTACTTCATGAACGGCAACACGCCCGACAATCTCAAGCGGCAGATCGACAATATCCGGGGTATGGCGGCCGAGCGCGGCCGTACCGTTCGCCATGCTGTAAATGCCTTCGTCATCGCCCGGGAAACCGAGAAAGAGGCGCACGAAGAGCTCAAGCGGATCATCAACAACGCCGACGACGAGGCGGTCGAGAAATTCCGCATCTCGGTCAAGGAGGCCGGGCAGGCGACCAAGGACCGAGAGGGTATGTGGACCGATTCGGCCCGCCGCGACCTCGTCCAATACAATGACGGCTTCAAGACGGATCTGATCGGGACGCCCGAGCAAATCGCCGAACGCATCCACGCGCTGCGCAAGATCGGCGTCGACATGATCCTGTGCGGCTTCCTGCACTTTCACGAGGACACGCAGTATTTCGGCGAACGGATCATCCCGCTCGTCCGTGCTCTCGAGCAGGCTGAAGGCGGCGCTGCGCACGCTGCCGAAGAGTCCGAGTTCTCCGCCACGCCGCGTCTCGTCGCGCAGAACCCGTCCCCGACGCCACTGGAAGGGGGCGGCCATGAGCGACGACAGAAAGGTGGAGCACGTGTCTTTCCCGTCGATCAAGCGCGCGATCAGCAGCGCCGAGGAGATCATCGAGGAAGCCCGCAACGGCCGGATGTTCATCCTGGTGGACGACGAGGATCGCGAGAATGAAGGCGACCTGGTCATCCCGGCGCAGTTCGCCACGGCCGAAGCCATCAATTTCATGGCCCGGCACGCCCGCGGTTTGATCTGCCTGGCGCTGACGCCGCGCCGCGTCGACCAGCTCGGCCTTCCGCCGATGGCATCGCGCAACAACACCCAGTACGAGACGGCGTTCACCGTCTCGATCGAGGCCAGCACGGGTGTCACAACCGGGATCTCCGCGGCCGATCGCGCCCATACGATCGCCATTGCGATCAATCCGGAGACCAGCCGCGAAGACATCGTCATGCCCGGCCATGTGTTTCCGCTTTGCGCGCGCGATGGCGGAACGTTGGTCCGCGCCGGCCACACAGAGGCTGCGGTCGACGTCTCGCGCATCGCGGGGCTCAATCCTTCTGGTGTGATCTGCGAGATCATGAACGAGGACGGATCCATGGCCAGGCTGCCGGATCTGGTTTCGTTCGCGCAGCTCCACAATCTCAAGCTGGGCACGATTGCCGATCTGATCGCGTATCGGCGCAAGAACGAACGTCTGGTGGATCAGGTTGCCGAAAGCGGCCTGCATCATCCGTCCTTCGGCGAATGGCGCTTGCTGGTCTACCGGGACCAGGTCGAGAGCGGCGAGCATATCGTTCTCGCCAAGGGCGACCTGAGTGGTCCGGAACCGGTGCTCGTGCGCATGCACGCGACCGACTTCATCACCGATGCATTGGGTGGCTCCGGCGGGGTGCTGCACCAGGCCATGCACCGCATCACGCAGGAGAGCCGCGGCGTCGTCGTCTTGATCAACGATCCGAGGCCGAATGCGATTTCCGAACGCGTCAGTACCGTTAGTCCGCATCGGCGCCCCAATCCGCGCATGCGGGACTACGGCATCGGCGCACAGATCCTTATCGATCTGGGGATCCACGACATGATCCTCCTGTCGGATCGCGCAACCACGCTCGTGGGTCTTGAAGGCTACGGCCTCAACATTATCGACCCCAATCAGGACAGAACTTCATTGGCGCCGCCCGGCAGCGGCCGGCCACGACGGACGCGGAAGACGCGCCCGCGCCGGACGTGCCGGGGGCGCCGACCGATTGGCTCAAAAGGGATGAGGAGCAAATGACTACGGGAACTCAGCAAGTGGCAAAGAAGAGCAAGTCAAGCCAGGACAATGCCGTCAAGGCTATCACCGCGGCCAACGGTCAGCCGCGCATCGACGGTGAGATCTTCCGCGCCGTCATGCGTCAGCTCGCAGGTGGAGTCACGGTCATCACGACGATGCGCGAAGGCAACCCGCATGGATTCACGGCGACTGCGTTCTGCAGCGTTTGCGCCGAACCGCCGACCGTCTTGATCGTGGTGAACCGCACCGCGCGGACGCACCCGCACATCGATGCACGGCGGCATTTTGCGG carries:
- the ribB gene encoding 3,4-dihydroxy-2-butanone-4-phosphate synthase; this translates as MSDDRKVEHVSFPSIKRAISSAEEIIEEARNGRMFILVDDEDRENEGDLVIPAQFATAEAINFMARHARGLICLALTPRRVDQLGLPPMASRNNTQYETAFTVSIEASTGVTTGISAADRAHTIAIAINPETSREDIVMPGHVFPLCARDGGTLVRAGHTEAAVDVSRIAGLNPSGVICEIMNEDGSMARLPDLVSFAQLHNLKLGTIADLIAYRRKNERLVDQVAESGLHHPSFGEWRLLVYRDQVESGEHIVLAKGDLSGPEPVLVRMHATDFITDALGGSGGVLHQAMHRITQESRGVVVLINDPRPNAISERVSTVSPHRRPNPRMRDYGIGAQILIDLGIHDMILLSDRATTLVGLEGYGLNIIDPNQDRTSLAPPGSGRPRRTRKTRPRRTCRGRRPIGSKGMRSK
- a CDS encoding flavin reductase family protein, translating into MTTGTQQVAKKSKSSQDNAVKAITAANGQPRIDGEIFRAVMRQLAGGVTVITTMREGNPHGFTATAFCSVCAEPPTVLIVVNRTARTHPHIDARRHFAVNILADDQTALANRFAGKLENQFEGMSYTIPDGGAPVFEGVSAHLQCVVSSRLDIGTHTIFIGDVVGGGTSESDPLVYHAARFGRVE
- a CDS encoding nitrate/nitrite transporter; translated protein: MIVGDSGHTELANSEKRLSTLLLLCLCVVLSMTTWFSATAVMPQLQTYWNVTPQQSTWLAISVQLGFAIGAVGSAAISLSDLVSPRVLMAIASAAVAVANLGLLVVPDADSGIILRTITGVLLAAVYPPALKLISTWFRKGRGVALGSVIGALTLGSAMPHAINALGGLDWRIVIVTTSIASLLAAVLMITLLREGPYPFAKTKFDPSQIKQALANRVFVLGTVGYLGHMWELYAMWTWLLFFVKARLAAGDIDSGYMASLLTFLIIAAGAPACILAGAAADRIGRTAMTFILMVISGPAPPLSASPSTSPCGSSWLSA
- a CDS encoding NAD(P)H-dependent oxidoreductase, whose protein sequence is MCLIVTVNGSPKDGGRTGAILRETAEAVRRRVDGARIEEVSLALDWKEIFSGLWRPQISERAEEVVCRAEQADLLIIGSPIYRASYTGVLKHYFDLVDRDVMSGKKAILAATGGSQMHWLALEHQFRPLMGFFNIQTVPTALYGVEGDFDGVEIRSETLRALIDRAAFEAAELLNASAASEEAVEAAQ